In one window of Halomarina pelagica DNA:
- a CDS encoding DUF5807 family protein, translating into MDTARREFLAGERPDDVLMFLADEAVANPDGLLSIGEATDRGVVLVVPGDRGRSAFESAVGVDPMNFAGAAMGTEGEIAPDLAAGDCPSAHPDEPGEDHRVRFVFAFAEAANPEVGGLYAEGDVIHAYAACTCGTTYSDRWVAGDRPVPDEDE; encoded by the coding sequence ATGGACACCGCACGACGCGAATTCCTCGCGGGCGAGCGCCCGGACGACGTGCTCATGTTCCTCGCGGACGAGGCCGTCGCGAACCCCGACGGCCTCCTCTCGATCGGCGAGGCGACCGACCGCGGCGTCGTCCTCGTGGTCCCCGGCGACCGGGGGCGGAGCGCCTTCGAGTCGGCCGTCGGCGTCGATCCGATGAACTTCGCCGGCGCGGCGATGGGGACGGAGGGCGAGATCGCCCCCGACCTCGCCGCCGGCGACTGCCCGAGCGCCCACCCCGACGAACCGGGCGAGGACCACCGCGTGCGGTTCGTCTTCGCGTTCGCGGAGGCGGCGAACCCCGAGGTCGGCGGCCTCTACGCCGAGGGCGACGTGATCCACGCCTACGCGGCCTGCACCTGCGGGACGACCTACTCCGACCGGTGGGTCGCGGGCGATCGACCGGTGCCGGACGAGGACGAATAG
- a CDS encoding DUF7112 family protein — MADRIPHDHSSVTTVRAHLERAGRTDRPKLVLPEEVSIPDDPVRLVLDGRTYHARIEPDFDDVPEIRGAYDNARMARERDGANRLVEWYEDGNLSFGRSVHFDVVDPGDLYGVRAPGERATYDSRDTPSDSLADIARDLDE, encoded by the coding sequence GTGGCCGACCGCATCCCGCACGACCACTCCTCGGTTACTACCGTTCGCGCCCACCTCGAGCGCGCGGGCCGGACCGACCGCCCGAAACTGGTGCTCCCCGAGGAGGTGTCGATCCCCGACGACCCCGTCCGCCTCGTCCTCGACGGCCGCACGTATCACGCCCGGATCGAACCCGACTTCGACGACGTCCCCGAGATCCGCGGCGCGTACGACAACGCCCGGATGGCCCGCGAACGCGACGGCGCGAACCGCCTCGTCGAGTGGTACGAGGACGGCAACCTCTCGTTCGGTCGCTCGGTCCACTTCGACGTCGTCGATCCCGGCGACCTCTACGGCGTCCGCGCGCCGGGCGAACGCGCCACCTACGACTCGCGCGATACGCCCTCGGACTCGCTCGCGGACATCGCCCGCGACCTCGACGAGTAG
- a CDS encoding 30S ribosomal protein S6e: MAEFQVVVADPEDGTTHQFDIEGQDANRFIGRDLGDEVDGAAVGLDGYTIELTGGSDNAGRPMRADVAGPNLKALLLTGGVGYEPTVKGERKRVTVRGREINEETRQINAKIVERGSQSVEELLGLDDGDDGGDE, encoded by the coding sequence ATGGCTGAGTTTCAGGTCGTCGTCGCCGACCCCGAGGACGGCACGACCCACCAGTTCGACATCGAGGGACAGGACGCGAACCGCTTCATCGGCCGCGACCTCGGCGACGAGGTCGACGGCGCTGCCGTGGGCCTCGACGGCTACACCATCGAACTCACCGGCGGGTCCGACAACGCCGGGCGTCCGATGCGCGCCGACGTGGCGGGGCCGAACCTGAAGGCGCTGCTGCTCACCGGGGGCGTCGGCTACGAGCCGACCGTGAAGGGCGAGCGCAAGCGCGTCACCGTTCGCGGTCGCGAGATCAACGAGGAGACGCGCCAGATCAACGCGAAGATCGTCGAGCGCGGCAGCCAGTCCGTCGAGGAACTGCTCGGTCTCGACGACGGCGACGACGGCGGCGACGAATAG
- a CDS encoding PstS family phosphate ABC transporter substrate-binding protein — protein MTDDSTEYAAVSRRTVILGTGTAGIAALAGCAGSTNNDNGSDGDNGSDGSQSDDGGDQGGSSGDAPLTADGSSTVYPITSDGASVWNSNPPADDKEYWGPGQYGIDTDMRMADYWASLYGFESSGNNVPFYVNVGLSHSGTGVKKVMNGQVDIGDSSAPISDELPDLEQSKLEKFVDHVVGVDGQPIVVSRAIYDAGVKKITADQLKAIYKGEIQNWSEVDGYSGPDKEIQAVGRAVGSGTDTAFRANLFGDPEAKIPGVDVRKGQNQQVQRIVANSDNASAYMALAFIKPDGAVPPIGLTINGTTYEYGAEENGLGAKDYPLSRDLHCYTYEGTSKKEAAFIRMLLSKYGQEMFVEPNNYFKLPKSRREEQLKKLPEPEK, from the coding sequence ATGACGGACGACTCAACGGAGTACGCGGCGGTATCGCGGCGGACGGTCATCCTCGGCACCGGGACGGCGGGGATCGCCGCACTGGCGGGGTGCGCTGGTAGCACAAACAACGACAACGGTAGCGACGGCGATAACGGGTCGGACGGATCGCAGAGCGACGACGGTGGCGATCAAGGGGGTTCCAGCGGCGACGCGCCGCTGACGGCCGACGGTTCCTCGACCGTCTACCCGATCACGAGCGACGGCGCGTCCGTCTGGAACTCGAATCCGCCCGCCGACGACAAGGAGTACTGGGGGCCTGGCCAGTACGGGATCGATACTGACATGCGGATGGCCGACTACTGGGCGAGCCTCTACGGCTTCGAATCGAGCGGAAACAACGTCCCGTTCTACGTCAACGTCGGCCTCTCCCACTCCGGAACGGGCGTGAAGAAGGTCATGAACGGGCAGGTCGACATCGGTGACTCGTCGGCACCGATCTCCGACGAGCTTCCCGACCTCGAACAATCGAAGCTCGAGAAGTTCGTCGATCACGTGGTCGGCGTCGACGGTCAGCCGATCGTCGTCTCCCGCGCGATCTACGACGCGGGCGTGAAGAAAATCACCGCAGACCAGCTGAAAGCCATCTACAAGGGCGAGATCCAGAACTGGTCGGAAGTCGACGGCTACAGCGGTCCCGACAAGGAGATCCAGGCCGTCGGTCGCGCGGTCGGATCCGGGACGGACACCGCGTTCCGCGCCAACCTGTTCGGCGATCCCGAGGCGAAGATCCCCGGCGTCGACGTCCGAAAGGGGCAGAACCAGCAAGTTCAGAGGATCGTCGCGAACTCCGACAACGCGAGCGCCTACATGGCGCTCGCGTTCATCAAACCCGACGGTGCCGTTCCGCCCATCGGCCTGACGATCAACGGGACGACCTACGAGTACGGTGCCGAGGAGAACGGCCTCGGAGCGAAGGACTACCCGCTCTCACGCGACCTCCACTGCTACACGTACGAGGGGACTTCGAAGAAGGAAGCCGCGTTCATCCGGATGCTGCTCAGCAAGTACGGTCAGGAGATGTTCGTCGAACCGAACAACTACTTCAAGCTGCCCAAGAGCCGCCGCGAGGAACAGCTGAAAAAGCTACCCGAACCCGAGAAGTAG
- the pstC gene encoding phosphate ABC transporter permease subunit PstC encodes MDTGSLLVWGVGGLSLVLAFAAFLFGSRFTVVPLLGFVGTVAYGWHAHQAETARGLTLLTTVVTIVVLGLIAVYTVLESLPAFRLMGARIFTTVQWNAGGPYGLIAPIHGTVVTTTIATMIAAPLGIAGALFIAEIAPDRVGAAIKPAVEILAGIPSIVYGFIGFAILNRYLFYELELSSQGSLFLAGVVIGLMALPTVVSVAEDAITSVPESAKSGSLALGATDWQTMKSITVPAAFSGVAAAVLLGVGRAVGETMAATVILGGTVYLPDPLYDVFGNSVTLTSLIASQYGDASSMQLSALFAAGVTLFVVVMIISVVAQSIEHRMKRKLEAET; translated from the coding sequence ATGGATACTGGATCGCTACTCGTGTGGGGAGTCGGCGGACTGTCGCTCGTCCTGGCGTTCGCGGCGTTCTTGTTCGGGTCGCGCTTCACCGTCGTCCCGCTACTCGGATTCGTCGGTACGGTCGCGTACGGCTGGCACGCACATCAAGCAGAGACCGCACGCGGGCTGACGTTGCTAACGACGGTCGTAACGATCGTCGTCCTCGGACTTATCGCCGTATACACGGTCCTCGAATCGCTACCCGCGTTCCGACTGATGGGAGCGCGGATCTTCACCACCGTCCAGTGGAACGCGGGTGGCCCGTACGGGTTGATCGCGCCCATCCACGGTACCGTGGTAACGACGACCATCGCGACGATGATCGCGGCACCCCTCGGGATCGCGGGTGCGCTGTTCATCGCCGAGATCGCGCCGGATCGAGTGGGTGCGGCGATCAAACCGGCAGTCGAGATCCTGGCCGGGATTCCGTCGATCGTCTACGGGTTCATCGGCTTCGCCATCCTGAACCGGTATCTGTTCTACGAACTCGAACTGTCCTCGCAGGGCAGTCTCTTTCTCGCCGGAGTCGTGATCGGGCTGATGGCGCTGCCGACGGTCGTCTCCGTCGCCGAAGACGCGATCACGAGCGTTCCGGAGTCGGCGAAGAGCGGTTCGCTGGCGCTCGGAGCGACCGACTGGCAGACGATGAAGTCGATCACTGTGCCCGCTGCGTTCTCGGGCGTGGCGGCGGCAGTGCTACTCGGCGTGGGACGGGCGGTCGGTGAAACGATGGCCGCCACTGTCATCCTCGGTGGAACGGTCTATCTCCCCGATCCGCTGTACGACGTATTCGGGAACTCAGTCACCCTGACCAGTCTCATCGCCAGTCAGTACGGCGACGCGTCGTCGATGCAGTTGAGCGCGTTGTTCGCCGCCGGCGTGACGCTGTTCGTCGTCGTCATGATCATCTCGGTCGTCGCGCAGAGCATCGAACATCGGATGAAGCGCAAGTTGGAGGCCGAAACGTGA
- the pstA gene encoding phosphate ABC transporter permease PstA, with amino-acid sequence MSTSQQTALVDDRQSLHDRAAAAVIGLAFVTFVLAWAALFEVAKPGSTVAGISLYDLFGVFSLVLGAIVAGIGLVSRFGYVETDPSASAGLVTGGVFGLLGFVVVGLIVSQTLGINGPYGIGWFVPASLGGIGLLLATVLPREDVGSTLPAGAFAVFVGVILLTRTIGPEWTWHPTDVEPTFSADIVVPGIMLVVSLLVVWAGAKAYDGFGSRGRQTGAYVLITLNAFGMLAVLFLLVAFIVTRGWAGLFRGFSLLPFHWPFVTNAANITNDVNGIWPAIVGTVWLVVGAVVIAVPMGVGAAIFLTEYAEQGRFTRVIEIATNGLWSTPSIVYGLFGLAFFVPRFGNHDSILAGQFVLGFMLLPLVVTTSREALKAVPDEYRDASAALGVSQWQTIRSVVLPAALPGVVTGIILGIGRIAGETAPILLVTSSSSNPTPQYAVDVLGSFTFTATPPFVTNDALLQGSTALPYQLYALVTAGIGRAGTGGIGGSIDPWSTALVLLLVVLSFYAVGITTRWYFRRKLHQ; translated from the coding sequence GTGAGCACCAGCCAGCAGACCGCCCTCGTCGACGACCGTCAGTCGCTTCACGATCGGGCCGCCGCGGCGGTCATCGGCCTCGCGTTCGTCACGTTCGTGCTCGCGTGGGCGGCGCTGTTCGAGGTGGCGAAGCCCGGGAGCACCGTCGCGGGCATCTCGCTGTACGACCTGTTCGGGGTGTTCTCCCTCGTGCTGGGCGCGATCGTCGCTGGCATCGGCCTCGTCTCGCGGTTCGGCTACGTAGAGACCGATCCGAGCGCGAGCGCGGGGCTGGTGACGGGCGGGGTGTTCGGTCTTCTCGGGTTCGTCGTCGTCGGCCTGATCGTCTCACAGACCCTCGGTATAAACGGTCCGTACGGGATTGGCTGGTTCGTCCCGGCGAGTCTCGGCGGGATCGGCCTCCTCCTGGCGACGGTGCTTCCACGCGAAGACGTGGGATCGACGCTCCCCGCTGGCGCGTTCGCCGTGTTCGTCGGGGTGATCCTCCTGACGCGGACTATCGGCCCCGAGTGGACGTGGCACCCGACGGACGTAGAACCGACGTTCAGCGCCGACATCGTCGTTCCGGGTATCATGCTGGTCGTCTCGCTACTGGTCGTGTGGGCTGGCGCGAAGGCCTACGACGGATTCGGTAGTCGTGGGCGTCAGACGGGCGCATACGTGCTTATCACCCTGAACGCGTTCGGGATGCTCGCGGTACTGTTCCTCCTCGTCGCGTTCATCGTCACCCGTGGCTGGGCGGGTCTGTTTCGGGGCTTTTCGCTGCTTCCGTTCCATTGGCCGTTCGTGACGAACGCCGCGAACATCACCAACGACGTCAACGGCATCTGGCCTGCGATCGTTGGCACCGTCTGGCTCGTCGTCGGCGCGGTCGTAATCGCGGTACCGATGGGCGTCGGCGCGGCGATCTTCCTCACGGAGTACGCAGAGCAGGGGCGGTTCACCCGCGTTATCGAAATCGCCACGAACGGGCTCTGGAGCACGCCGAGCATCGTCTACGGACTGTTCGGCCTGGCCTTCTTCGTCCCGCGGTTCGGCAACCACGACTCCATCTTGGCTGGCCAGTTCGTTCTCGGGTTCATGCTGCTCCCCCTGGTCGTCACCACCTCACGGGAGGCGCTGAAAGCCGTCCCCGACGAGTACCGCGATGCCAGTGCAGCGCTCGGCGTGAGCCAGTGGCAAACGATCCGAAGCGTCGTCCTCCCGGCAGCGCTTCCCGGTGTCGTTACCGGGATCATCCTCGGCATCGGACGCATTGCGGGCGAGACGGCACCGATTCTGCTGGTCACGTCGTCCTCATCGAACCCGACACCGCAGTACGCAGTAGACGTGCTCGGTTCGTTCACGTTCACCGCGACGCCGCCGTTCGTGACGAACGATGCCCTGTTGCAGGGATCGACCGCCCTCCCGTACCAGCTATACGCGCTCGTGACTGCGGGGATCGGACGAGCCGGGACGGGCGGTATCGGCGGTAGTATCGACCCCTGGAGCACCGCACTGGTTCTCCTCCTCGTGGTGCTCAGCTTCTACGCGGTCGGCATCACCACCCGATGGTACTTCCGGCGGAAACTACACCAATGA
- the pstB gene encoding phosphate ABC transporter ATP-binding protein PstB, whose amino-acid sequence MLDEAEPSSDATNALERTNSTRTTTGETDEEIRTRWTDYDFDGEAKLTVEDLSVYYGDEQAINEVSMEIPERTVTALIGPSGCGKSTFLRCLNRMNDRIKTARVEGGVRLDDTNVYDEDVNVVELRKRVGMVFQSPNPFPKSIRDNVTYGPRKHGDIDRSLVARLLGDDDGEAEDELVERSLERAALWNEVKDRLDDNALGLSGGQQQRLCIARCLATDPEVILMDEPASALDPIATSKIEDLIGELATEYTVVVVTHNMQQAARISDQTAVFLTGGELVEYGDTDQIFENPESQRVEDYITGKFG is encoded by the coding sequence ATGCTTGACGAAGCGGAGCCGAGTTCGGACGCGACGAACGCGCTCGAACGAACGAACAGCACCCGGACCACGACCGGTGAGACCGACGAGGAGATCAGAACGCGGTGGACGGACTACGATTTCGACGGGGAGGCGAAGCTTACCGTCGAGGATCTGAGCGTCTATTACGGCGACGAGCAGGCGATCAACGAAGTCTCGATGGAGATTCCCGAGCGGACCGTCACCGCGCTCATCGGCCCCTCGGGCTGCGGGAAATCGACGTTCCTTCGGTGTCTGAATCGGATGAACGACCGCATAAAAACGGCACGCGTCGAGGGGGGCGTCCGACTCGACGATACGAACGTCTACGACGAGGACGTGAACGTAGTGGAACTCCGAAAGCGGGTCGGTATGGTGTTTCAGTCGCCCAATCCGTTCCCGAAATCCATCCGCGACAACGTCACCTACGGACCGCGAAAGCACGGTGACATCGACCGCAGTCTCGTCGCGCGACTGCTGGGAGACGACGACGGGGAGGCGGAGGACGAACTGGTCGAGCGGTCGCTCGAACGCGCCGCGCTGTGGAACGAGGTGAAGGACCGCCTCGACGACAACGCCCTCGGCCTCTCCGGCGGGCAGCAGCAGCGCCTCTGTATCGCCCGGTGTCTGGCGACCGACCCGGAGGTCATCCTGATGGACGAGCCGGCGAGCGCGCTCGATCCCATCGCCACCTCGAAGATCGAGGACCTCATCGGGGAGCTGGCGACCGAGTACACCGTCGTCGTCGTCACGCACAACATGCAGCAGGCGGCGCGCATCTCCGATCAGACCGCCGTCTTCCTCACCGGCGGCGAACTCGTCGAGTACGGCGACACGGATCAGATCTTCGAGAACCCGGAGAGCCAGCGCGTCGAAGACTACATCACCGGCAAGTTCGGATGA
- a CDS encoding phosphate signaling complex PhoU family protein: MERRKVQLTGGSTYTVSLPKHWAETHDIDAGTHLSLHPKTDGSLLVRTNGEIEHRRAVERSIDGREPRALARMIRALYTTGADVATLTATEPISTEERRAVTDATGDLIGLEVVRESDHEVVVRNLLSSDEVSVQQTVVQLQLTVLSMQRKAVDAVARGDRSLAERVAQRDGETGRLFAMLCRQYHRAIDDPSEASTLGVDHGELRGYYATAERLVQVGDCAASMAAVSADEADEADVALPDPLLDAARRARSVVEDATDVVVNGEGVEQAYEALDTSDVVLDELDGDDWRSEAGDAYAAGRFRENVRQTAECGAAIAGLAVRADQYGER, translated from the coding sequence ATGGAGCGACGCAAGGTACAGCTCACCGGCGGGTCGACCTACACCGTCTCGCTCCCGAAACACTGGGCGGAGACCCACGACATCGACGCCGGGACGCACCTGAGTCTGCACCCGAAGACGGACGGGTCACTGCTCGTCCGCACGAACGGTGAAATCGAGCACAGGCGCGCCGTCGAACGATCTATCGACGGACGCGAGCCGCGAGCGCTCGCCCGGATGATCCGCGCGCTTTACACCACCGGCGCGGACGTCGCCACACTGACCGCGACGGAGCCGATATCGACGGAGGAACGTCGGGCCGTGACCGACGCGACGGGCGATCTCATCGGCCTCGAGGTCGTCCGCGAGTCGGACCACGAGGTGGTCGTCCGTAACCTGCTAAGCTCCGACGAGGTGTCGGTCCAGCAGACGGTCGTCCAACTCCAGCTCACCGTCCTCTCGATGCAGCGGAAGGCCGTCGATGCCGTCGCCCGCGGCGACCGGTCGCTCGCGGAGCGCGTGGCACAGCGAGACGGTGAGACGGGCAGGCTGTTCGCGATGTTGTGCCGGCAGTACCACCGGGCGATCGACGATCCGTCAGAGGCGTCGACGCTCGGCGTCGATCACGGCGAACTGCGCGGCTACTACGCCACCGCCGAGCGACTCGTGCAGGTCGGCGACTGCGCGGCGTCGATGGCAGCCGTCAGCGCGGACGAGGCGGACGAGGCGGACGTGGCGCTCCCCGACCCGCTGCTCGACGCCGCGAGGCGCGCCCGGTCGGTCGTCGAGGACGCGACGGACGTCGTCGTCAACGGGGAGGGCGTCGAACAGGCCTACGAGGCGCTCGACACGAGCGACGTCGTCCTCGACGAACTCGACGGGGACGACTGGCGCAGCGAAGCAGGAGACGCATATGCTGCTGGACGGTTCCGCGAGAACGTTCGACAGACGGCCGAGTGCGGTGCCGCCATCGCAGGGTTGGCGGTTCGGGCGGACCAGTACGGCGAGCGCTGA
- a CDS encoding MBL fold metallo-hydrolase translates to MNVRFLGGVREVGRSAVLVNDALLLDYGMKAGTPPGFPVGSVDPDAVVVSHGHLDHVGTVPALLSGEARPPIHWTPPTRELALTLARDTLKLQGGSYNCPFTENDVKRVTEVSRTHAYGETFETADHEVTFYNAGHIPGSAHVLVDDGETRLLYTGDFHVDDRPGDDADPSRTDRDGTPVRGQRLVSGTTARPDADVVVCESTYADVEREDRSVVEERFVESVRTTLWEGGTVVVPAFAIGRTQEMLLVCEAHDIPCYVDGMGQQVTEMLRRHPEFVRDPDALARATSHARFVTGRDGQRRRIAEQNAAIVTTSGMLSGGPAMTYVPEIRSNPTNKIAMTGYQVEGTPGRELLETGSAEIDGRVMPVGAQVEQHDFSAHADRDGLLEFLGAYRDARILVNHGDRCERFARELAERGFDASAPALGDEIAV, encoded by the coding sequence ATGAACGTCCGGTTCCTGGGTGGCGTGCGCGAGGTGGGCCGGAGCGCCGTCCTCGTGAACGACGCTCTCCTCCTCGACTACGGGATGAAGGCCGGAACGCCACCGGGGTTTCCGGTGGGGTCGGTCGATCCCGATGCGGTCGTCGTCAGCCACGGCCACCTCGACCACGTCGGGACCGTGCCGGCTCTCCTGTCGGGCGAGGCCCGACCGCCGATCCACTGGACGCCGCCGACCCGGGAACTCGCACTCACGCTCGCCCGCGACACGCTGAAGCTCCAGGGCGGATCGTACAACTGCCCCTTCACCGAGAACGACGTCAAGCGGGTCACCGAGGTGTCGCGGACCCACGCCTACGGGGAGACGTTCGAGACGGCCGATCACGAGGTGACGTTCTACAACGCCGGCCACATCCCCGGGAGCGCTCACGTCCTGGTCGACGACGGCGAGACGCGCCTGCTCTACACGGGCGACTTCCACGTGGACGATCGCCCGGGCGACGACGCCGACCCGAGTCGCACGGACCGGGACGGGACGCCGGTCCGTGGACAGCGCCTCGTCTCGGGGACCACCGCGCGCCCCGACGCGGACGTCGTCGTCTGCGAGAGTACGTACGCGGACGTCGAGCGCGAGGACCGATCGGTCGTCGAGGAGCGATTCGTCGAGAGCGTGCGGACGACCCTCTGGGAGGGGGGGACGGTCGTGGTGCCGGCGTTCGCCATCGGACGGACCCAGGAGATGCTGCTCGTCTGCGAGGCGCACGACATCCCGTGTTACGTAGACGGGATGGGACAGCAGGTGACCGAGATGCTCCGGCGGCACCCCGAGTTCGTCCGCGATCCCGACGCGCTCGCGCGGGCGACGTCCCACGCGCGGTTCGTCACCGGCCGCGACGGCCAGCGGAGGCGCATCGCCGAACAGAACGCGGCGATCGTCACCACCAGCGGGATGCTCTCGGGGGGGCCGGCGATGACCTACGTCCCCGAGATCCGGTCGAACCCGACGAACAAGATCGCCATGACCGGCTACCAGGTCGAGGGGACGCCCGGCCGCGAGTTGCTGGAGACCGGGAGCGCCGAGATCGACGGTCGCGTGATGCCGGTCGGCGCGCAGGTAGAACAGCACGACTTCTCCGCGCACGCGGATCGCGACGGACTGCTCGAGTTCCTCGGCGCGTATCGGGACGCCCGAATCCTCGTCAACCACGGCGATCGGTGCGAGCGGTTCGCCCGCGAACTGGCCGAGCGCGGGTTCGACGCCTCGGCACCCGCGCTCGGCGACGAGATCGCGGTCTGA
- a CDS encoding DUF6360 family protein: MPDRLLRVNAYTTFDLLDGRAEGHDFEEEAFAVLNVTAPRKDPDRVTLELELDGTQLEHLPAHADRVTLSAEQARTLAAELVEHAERVEDAQSD, translated from the coding sequence ATGCCCGACCGACTACTCAGGGTGAACGCCTACACCACCTTCGACCTCCTCGACGGCCGCGCCGAGGGCCACGACTTCGAGGAGGAGGCGTTCGCCGTACTGAACGTCACCGCGCCCCGGAAGGACCCCGACCGCGTCACGCTGGAACTCGAACTGGACGGCACGCAACTAGAGCACCTCCCCGCGCACGCGGACCGCGTGACGCTCTCCGCCGAGCAGGCGCGGACGCTCGCCGCGGAGTTAGTCGAGCACGCAGAGCGGGTCGAGGACGCGCAGTCCGACTAG
- a CDS encoding TIGR00266 family protein: protein MEFEIADGHSYATLEVTMDAGDRLGIDPGSMVARSETIRSETNAGEGGLGGMLKRAVSDELDVLTTVMEAEEDGSRLVLAPDYLGDVARIDLDGEGVKVQSGGLLAWTETVERGTASNEASNFFSSGELTVLRLGGTGTAFVSAFGAVREEEVTEGDPLVVDEDHLLAWSEGLSAKRTKDSSVKSSLLGGEGFVTRLSGEGRVWLQTRDPMVLYGGGNN, encoded by the coding sequence ATGGAGTTCGAAATCGCGGACGGACACAGTTACGCGACGCTCGAGGTCACGATGGACGCCGGCGACCGCCTCGGGATCGATCCCGGGTCGATGGTCGCGCGATCGGAGACGATCCGCTCGGAGACGAACGCGGGCGAGGGCGGTCTCGGGGGGATGCTGAAGCGCGCCGTCTCGGACGAACTCGACGTGCTGACGACGGTGATGGAGGCGGAGGAGGACGGCTCGCGGCTCGTCCTCGCGCCGGACTACCTGGGCGACGTCGCCCGGATCGACCTCGACGGCGAGGGCGTGAAAGTGCAGTCCGGCGGCCTCCTCGCGTGGACCGAGACCGTGGAGCGCGGCACCGCGAGCAACGAGGCGAGCAACTTCTTCTCCTCCGGCGAACTCACCGTCCTCCGACTCGGCGGGACCGGGACGGCGTTCGTCTCGGCGTTCGGCGCGGTGCGCGAGGAGGAAGTCACCGAGGGGGACCCGCTCGTCGTCGACGAGGACCACCTGCTGGCGTGGAGCGAGGGACTGTCCGCGAAGCGGACGAAGGACTCGAGCGTCAAGTCCTCGCTGCTCGGCGGCGAGGGGTTCGTGACGCGGCTCTCCGGCGAGGGGCGCGTCTGGCTCCAGACGCGCGACCCGATGGTGCTCTACGGCGGCGGCAACAACTGA